In Luteimonas viscosa, the following proteins share a genomic window:
- a CDS encoding phosphate/phosphite/phosphonate ABC transporter substrate-binding protein, with the protein MSFPGSGRLSWLLALCLALLAPARADDGVLVLGRISDNPQAHYEQLEPLLDYVVPRLAEVGIREGRVLMARDAQQMQSYLRRGRVDWVTETAATAMALAERAGAEPLLMTERDGVGSYRTLFFVRNDSPVRSLAELRGRSIAFQNRFSTSSYYVPATELLDIGLRLEVLLSPLDRPAPDSVGYVFGRSELNVSSWVHKGLVDAGAMSNLDWINPQRVPPSYRQDFRILRETPDFPRALEMVRGDLDPRVRERLREVLAGAADDPDAREALLRFFKTTRFVPIDAQTARALEQLRRGVSRVTREVE; encoded by the coding sequence GTGTCGTTCCCCGGTTCCGGTCGCCTGTCGTGGCTGCTGGCGTTGTGCCTGGCGCTGCTGGCGCCGGCCAGGGCGGACGACGGCGTGCTGGTGCTGGGACGGATCAGCGACAATCCCCAAGCGCACTACGAACAGCTCGAGCCGCTGCTGGATTACGTGGTGCCGCGGCTGGCGGAGGTCGGGATCCGCGAGGGTCGGGTGCTGATGGCGCGCGACGCACAGCAGATGCAGAGCTACCTGCGCCGCGGCCGCGTCGACTGGGTCACCGAAACCGCGGCTACCGCGATGGCGCTGGCCGAGCGCGCGGGGGCCGAGCCGCTGCTGATGACCGAGCGCGACGGGGTCGGCAGCTACCGCACGCTGTTCTTCGTGCGCAACGACAGCCCGGTGCGGTCTCTGGCCGAACTGCGCGGCCGCAGCATCGCGTTCCAGAACCGTTTCTCGACCAGTTCCTATTACGTACCGGCCACCGAACTGCTGGACATCGGGCTGCGGCTCGAGGTGCTGCTTTCGCCGCTGGACCGCCCCGCGCCGGACTCGGTCGGCTATGTGTTCGGCCGCTCGGAGCTCAACGTGTCGTCCTGGGTGCACAAGGGCCTGGTGGACGCCGGGGCGATGAGCAACCTCGACTGGATCAACCCGCAGCGGGTGCCGCCATCGTACCGCCAGGATTTCCGCATCCTGCGCGAGACCCCGGACTTCCCGCGGGCGCTGGAAATGGTGCGTGGCGACCTCGATCCGCGCGTGCGCGAGCGCCTGCGGGAGGTTCTCGCCGGCGCCGCCGACGATCCCGACGCGCGCGAGGCGCTGCTGCGGTTCTTCAAGACCACACGCTTCGTGCCGATCGACGCGCAGACCGCGCGCGCGCTCGAGCAGTTGCGTCGCGGCGTGTCCCGGGTGACGCGGGAGGTCGAATGA
- a CDS encoding hemolysin family protein, producing MFEFVIVLVLIACNAFFALSEMSVVTSRKQRLRQLAPGHRGASKALELAEHPERFLSTVQVGITLIGILTGMFGGDAIGAAIGIRLLEWFPSMGTGMPFFEGSVAQVVGTVLAISLITYLTIVLGELLPKRLALLAPERVASFVAPPMHGLSRIATPAVWLLSASVRGMLRLLRLNHSQAANVTEEEIRLLVSESHEQGVIDADERNMMNRVLRLGDRTAASLMTPRTRIAWLDIAEGFEENLATMRATPFSRYPVYRGSDAEVAGVLEIKSLIDRLEEREFDLFKYLREALFVSESTPALKLLEILREEQQSLALVVDEYGDVTGLVTVNDVMEAVIGRNQLSGDGPDSIPQITTRDDGSLLVDGGISVETARELLGGGTLPAEDEHDYHTAAGMVIAHFGRIPHVGEHFDWNGWRIEVVDLDGPRIDKLLLQRLGDAVGHDR from the coding sequence GTGTTTGAGTTCGTCATCGTCCTGGTCCTGATCGCCTGCAACGCGTTCTTCGCGCTGTCGGAAATGTCGGTGGTCACCTCGCGCAAGCAGCGGCTCAGGCAGCTGGCCCCCGGGCACCGCGGCGCGAGCAAGGCCCTGGAACTGGCCGAACACCCCGAGCGCTTCCTCTCGACGGTGCAGGTGGGGATCACCCTGATCGGGATCCTGACGGGCATGTTCGGCGGCGACGCCATCGGCGCCGCGATCGGCATCCGGCTGCTGGAATGGTTCCCTTCGATGGGGACCGGGATGCCGTTCTTCGAAGGCAGCGTGGCCCAGGTGGTCGGGACGGTGCTGGCGATCAGCCTGATCACCTACCTCACCATCGTGCTCGGCGAGCTGCTGCCCAAGCGCCTGGCGCTGCTGGCCCCGGAGCGGGTGGCGTCCTTCGTCGCGCCGCCGATGCACGGGCTGTCGCGGATCGCGACCCCGGCCGTCTGGTTGCTGAGCGCATCGGTGCGCGGGATGTTGCGGCTGCTGCGGCTCAACCACAGCCAGGCCGCGAACGTCACCGAGGAGGAGATCCGGCTGCTGGTGAGCGAGAGCCACGAGCAGGGCGTGATCGACGCCGACGAACGCAACATGATGAACCGCGTGCTGCGCCTGGGCGACCGCACCGCGGCCAGCCTGATGACGCCGCGCACGCGGATCGCCTGGCTCGACATCGCCGAGGGCTTCGAGGAGAACCTGGCGACCATGCGCGCCACGCCGTTCTCGCGCTATCCGGTGTACCGCGGCAGCGACGCGGAAGTGGCCGGCGTGCTCGAGATCAAGTCGCTGATCGACCGCCTCGAGGAGCGCGAGTTCGATCTGTTCAAGTACCTGCGCGAGGCGCTGTTCGTCTCCGAGTCGACGCCGGCGCTGAAGCTGCTGGAGATCCTGCGCGAGGAACAGCAGTCGCTGGCGCTGGTGGTGGACGAATACGGGGACGTGACCGGCCTGGTGACCGTCAACGACGTGATGGAAGCGGTGATCGGGCGCAACCAGCTCAGTGGCGACGGCCCCGATTCGATCCCGCAGATCACCACCCGCGACGACGGCTCGCTGCTGGTCGACGGCGGCATCTCGGTGGAAACCGCGCGCGAACTGCTCGGCGGCGGCACCCTTCCGGCCGAGGACGAACACGATTACCACACCGCGGCCGGCATGGTCATCGCGCACTTCGGGCGGATCCCGCACGTGGGCGAGCATTTCGACTGGAACGGCTGGCGGATCGAGGTGGTCGACCTGGACGGACCACGCATCGACAAGCTGCTGCTGCAGCGCCTCGGGGATGCCGTGGGCCATGACCGCTGA
- a CDS encoding DUF47 domain-containing protein, with amino-acid sequence MFSLQTIFGQGNQFYTLLEEAAVAAHDSTRALHEMLREADRQPALDAFKLARLREREASNKISQALVDSFITPIEREDIEALGSALYKIPKQVEKFADRYSLATRHLEHIDFAPRAAMLEQAAEVVVQMVKTLRTMKLEPMKALNDRLRSLENEADRLMLELYRDIYSGKLDPLQMFLLKEFFEILEKAIDRCREAGVVAFEIVLKNS; translated from the coding sequence ATGTTTTCCTTGCAAACCATCTTCGGCCAGGGCAACCAGTTCTACACGCTGCTGGAGGAGGCCGCGGTGGCGGCCCACGACAGCACCAGGGCGCTGCACGAGATGCTCCGGGAGGCCGACCGGCAACCGGCGCTCGACGCCTTCAAGCTGGCCCGGCTGCGCGAGCGCGAGGCCTCGAACAAGATCAGCCAGGCGCTGGTGGACAGCTTCATCACCCCGATCGAGCGCGAGGACATCGAGGCCCTGGGCTCGGCGCTGTACAAGATTCCCAAGCAGGTCGAGAAGTTCGCCGATCGCTATTCGCTGGCCACCCGGCACCTGGAGCACATCGACTTCGCCCCGCGCGCGGCCATGCTCGAACAGGCCGCGGAAGTGGTGGTGCAGATGGTCAAGACCCTGCGCACCATGAAGCTGGAGCCGATGAAGGCGCTCAACGACCGCCTGCGTTCGCTCGAGAACGAGGCCGACCGGCTGATGCTCGAGCTGTACCGCGACATCTATTCGGGCAAGCTCGATCCGTTGCAGATGTTCCTGCTCAAGGAATTCTTCGAGATCCTGGAGAAGGCGATCGACCGCTGCCGCGAAGCCGGCGTGGTCGCCTTCGAAATCGTGCTCAAGAACTCCTGA
- a CDS encoding rhomboid family intramembrane serine protease, whose amino-acid sequence MFTNLPPVTKALLIANCAVFVLQLVLGPALDALMLWPWLPAELAPYAPHGFMPWQLLTHGFMHSPSNVAHLLFNMLALLMFGAQLEYKWGQRRFLTYFLVCVVGAGLCQLAVVSWGVRNGGGVYPTVGASGGVFGLLLAYGMLFPNQRVMLLIPPVPMKARTLVIVYGLIELVLGITGTQSGVAHFAHLGGMLFGWLLIRHWRGQPPFGGRRVRRVV is encoded by the coding sequence ATGTTCACCAACCTTCCCCCCGTCACCAAGGCCTTGCTGATCGCCAACTGCGCGGTGTTCGTGCTGCAGCTCGTGCTGGGCCCGGCGCTGGACGCGCTGATGCTGTGGCCGTGGCTGCCCGCTGAGCTCGCCCCGTACGCGCCCCATGGCTTCATGCCCTGGCAGTTGCTGACGCACGGCTTCATGCACAGCCCCAGCAACGTCGCCCACCTGCTGTTCAACATGCTGGCGCTGCTGATGTTCGGCGCGCAGCTCGAGTACAAGTGGGGCCAGCGGCGTTTCCTCACCTATTTCCTGGTGTGCGTGGTCGGCGCGGGCCTGTGCCAGCTGGCGGTGGTGTCCTGGGGCGTGCGCAACGGTGGCGGCGTGTATCCCACGGTGGGCGCGTCCGGCGGCGTGTTCGGCCTGCTGCTGGCCTACGGCATGCTGTTTCCGAACCAGCGGGTGATGCTGCTGATCCCGCCGGTGCCGATGAAGGCGCGCACGCTGGTGATCGTCTACGGGCTGATCGAACTGGTGCTCGGCATCACCGGCACCCAGTCCGGCGTGGCGCACTTCGCGCACCTGGGCGGGATGCTGTTCGGCTGGCTGCTGATCCGGCACTGGCGCGGGCAGCCACCGTTCGGTGGCCGCCGCGTGCGCCGGGTGGTGTAG
- a CDS encoding RNA methyltransferase, translated as MSELLHAAGRIRIVLVGTQHPGNIGSAARAMKTMGLQRLVLVAPERFPHADATAMAAGAGDVLEVAPRVATLAEAVADCRLVLGCTARSRRIALEELPPREAGARAVATAARETDVALVFGRERTGLDNDELQLCHAAVTIPADPGYSSLNLAAAVQVLCYELRLAMLGLQGQAPIPVAPPEGGEPPASHAELEGFFAQLGDTLDAIDFHKGRAPESAMRKLRRIFMRSRLDDRDVRLLRGVLADAQRMARLASGGGE; from the coding sequence ATGAGCGAACTCCTGCACGCCGCCGGGCGCATCCGCATCGTCCTGGTGGGCACCCAGCATCCGGGCAACATCGGCTCGGCCGCGCGCGCGATGAAGACCATGGGCCTGCAGCGCCTGGTGCTGGTGGCGCCCGAGCGCTTCCCGCATGCCGACGCGACCGCCATGGCGGCGGGTGCGGGCGACGTGCTCGAGGTCGCGCCGCGGGTGGCGACGCTGGCCGAAGCGGTGGCCGACTGCCGGCTGGTGCTCGGCTGCACCGCGCGCAGCCGCCGGATCGCGCTGGAGGAACTGCCGCCGCGCGAGGCCGGCGCGCGCGCAGTCGCCACCGCGGCCCGGGAGACCGACGTGGCGCTGGTGTTCGGACGCGAGCGCACCGGGCTCGACAACGACGAACTGCAGCTGTGCCACGCGGCGGTGACGATCCCGGCGGATCCGGGGTACAGCTCGCTCAACCTGGCCGCGGCCGTGCAGGTGCTGTGCTACGAGCTGCGGCTCGCCATGCTGGGGCTGCAGGGGCAGGCGCCGATCCCCGTGGCTCCGCCGGAAGGTGGCGAACCGCCCGCCAGCCATGCCGAACTGGAGGGATTCTTCGCCCAGCTGGGCGACACCCTCGACGCGATCGATTTCCACAAGGGACGCGCGCCGGAGTCGGCCATGCGCAAGCTGCGGCGGATCTTCATGCGCAGCCGGCTGGACGACCGCGACGTGCGCCTGCTGCGCGGGGTGCTGGCCGACGCCCAGCGCATGGCCAGACTGGCCTCGGGCGGCGGCGAATGA
- a CDS encoding inorganic phosphate transporter — protein MLTLVLIVVFTALVFEYINGFHDTANSIATVVATKVLSPMQAVGMAAFMNLIGALAGTAVAKTISSGLIDAGVIEVGSQLILCALVGGITWNLITWWFGLPSSSSHALIGGLLGAALAAAANDFDVVIWSEPSEPLYRSAGVLWKVIMPMVSSPVLGFVAGFLMMGVLFFVISMMMRGGGWLARLARPRWVNGFFGKAQIVSAATMGFAHGMNDAQKTMGIVALTLVSAQAAGTLDVLPPWLAFLHPSEAALAEGDIDTWIKVTCALVMAAGTAAGGWRIIKTLGHKLVKLHPIHGFAAETSAASVILAASSLGIPVSTTHNISAAIMGVGTAKRLNAIKWTVVHKMIWAWILTIPMSGGIAYLLFRLMRNMGWA, from the coding sequence ATGCTGACCCTGGTCCTGATCGTGGTGTTCACCGCGCTGGTGTTCGAATACATCAACGGGTTCCACGACACCGCCAACTCGATCGCCACCGTGGTCGCGACCAAGGTGCTTTCGCCGATGCAGGCGGTGGGCATGGCCGCGTTCATGAACCTCATCGGGGCGCTCGCCGGCACCGCGGTGGCCAAGACGATCTCCTCGGGCCTGATCGATGCCGGCGTGATCGAGGTCGGCTCGCAGCTGATCCTGTGCGCGCTGGTGGGCGGCATCACCTGGAACCTGATCACCTGGTGGTTCGGCCTGCCGTCGTCGTCCTCGCACGCGCTGATCGGTGGCCTGCTCGGCGCCGCCCTGGCCGCGGCGGCCAACGATTTCGACGTGGTGATCTGGTCCGAGCCCAGCGAACCGCTCTACCGCAGCGCCGGCGTGCTGTGGAAGGTGATCATGCCCATGGTGTCCTCGCCGGTGCTGGGATTCGTCGCCGGCTTCCTGATGATGGGCGTGCTGTTCTTCGTCATCTCGATGATGATGCGCGGCGGCGGCTGGCTGGCGCGACTGGCGCGGCCGCGCTGGGTCAACGGCTTCTTCGGCAAGGCGCAGATCGTCAGTGCGGCCACGATGGGCTTCGCGCACGGCATGAACGATGCGCAGAAGACCATGGGCATCGTCGCCCTGACCCTGGTCAGCGCGCAGGCGGCCGGCACGCTGGACGTGCTGCCGCCGTGGCTGGCGTTCCTGCATCCGTCCGAGGCCGCGCTGGCCGAGGGCGACATCGACACCTGGATCAAGGTCACCTGCGCGCTGGTGATGGCCGCCGGTACCGCCGCCGGCGGCTGGCGCATCATCAAGACCCTCGGACACAAGCTGGTCAAGCTGCATCCGATCCACGGTTTCGCCGCCGAGACCAGCGCCGCGTCGGTGATCCTGGCGGCCTCCTCGCTGGGCATCCCGGTCTCGACCACGCACAACATCTCGGCCGCGATCATGGGCGTGGGCACCGCCAAGCGCCTGAACGCGATCAAGTGGACCGTGGTCCACAAGATGATCTGGGCGTGGATCCTGACGATCCCGATGTCGGGCGGGATCGCCTACCTGCTGTTCCGGCTGATGCGGAACATGGGGTGGGCGTGA
- a CDS encoding MGMT family protein yields MAALSADASAAARILAAIRDVPHGAVAGYGQIARRAGLPGRARMVARLLAGNDDPTLPWHRILRSDGRIAFPPASKGHREQARRLRAEGVVVANGRVRMPRSDHEDLDAALWGPEGA; encoded by the coding sequence ATGGCCGCCCTGTCTGCCGATGCTTCCGCCGCCGCGCGGATCCTGGCCGCGATCCGCGACGTGCCGCACGGCGCGGTGGCCGGTTACGGCCAGATCGCGCGGCGCGCGGGGCTGCCGGGGCGGGCGCGGATGGTGGCGCGGCTGCTGGCCGGCAACGACGACCCGACCCTGCCGTGGCACCGGATCCTGCGCAGCGACGGCCGGATCGCCTTCCCCCCTGCATCGAAAGGCCATCGCGAGCAGGCGCGACGGCTGCGTGCCGAGGGGGTGGTGGTGGCCAACGGACGCGTGCGCATGCCGCGCAGCGACCACGAGGACCTCGACGCCGCACTCTGGGGCCCGGAAGGGGCCTGA
- the secF gene encoding protein translocase subunit SecF yields the protein MKLFPLTLIPADTRIDFMRWRFVTIIFMLLLMAASVVLIATKQFNYALDFTGGTSVELVFQKPADVDAVRGRLEAAGYPGAQVQTMGTASDLMIRLQPKDGGSDAEAINRTADDVLRAAATPDNAATIKGRSYVGPQVGQDLARKGIYAIVFVVLGFLIYIAFRFEWKFAVSAIITTLGDVLIVAGWFSLAGREFDLTLLAGLLTVMGFSINDTIVVFDRVRENFRSMRADPLEVLNTSINQTLSRTIITSLVAFLTVLALYLYGGGSLEGMSEAMMIGIVIGTASSILVACPLLTLGVLRVTKQDLLPKARDEAALARRP from the coding sequence ATGAAACTGTTCCCCCTGACGCTGATCCCGGCGGACACGCGCATCGACTTCATGCGCTGGCGCTTCGTCACCATCATTTTCATGCTGCTGCTGATGGCCGCCTCGGTGGTGCTGATCGCGACCAAGCAGTTCAACTACGCGCTCGACTTCACCGGCGGCACGTCGGTGGAACTGGTGTTCCAGAAGCCGGCGGACGTCGACGCGGTGCGCGGCCGGCTCGAGGCGGCCGGCTATCCCGGCGCCCAGGTGCAGACCATGGGCACCGCGAGCGACCTGATGATCCGCCTGCAGCCCAAGGACGGCGGCAGCGACGCCGAGGCGATCAACCGCACCGCCGACGACGTGTTGCGTGCCGCCGCCACGCCGGACAACGCGGCGACGATCAAGGGCCGCTCCTACGTCGGCCCCCAGGTCGGCCAGGACCTGGCGAGAAAGGGCATCTACGCGATCGTGTTCGTGGTGCTCGGCTTCCTGATCTACATCGCGTTCCGCTTCGAGTGGAAGTTCGCGGTATCGGCGATCATCACCACCCTTGGCGACGTGCTGATCGTCGCCGGCTGGTTCTCGCTGGCCGGGCGCGAGTTCGACCTCACCCTGCTGGCCGGCCTGCTGACGGTGATGGGCTTCTCGATCAACGACACCATCGTGGTGTTCGACCGCGTGCGCGAGAACTTCCGCAGCATGCGCGCCGATCCGCTGGAAGTGCTCAACACCTCGATCAACCAGACCCTGTCGCGCACCATCATCACCTCGCTGGTCGCGTTCCTGACGGTGCTGGCCCTGTACCTCTACGGCGGCGGCTCGCTGGAAGGCATGTCCGAGGCGATGATGATCGGCATCGTGATCGGCACCGCGTCGTCGATCCTGGTGGCCTGCCCGCTGCTGACGCTGGGCGTGCTGCGCGTGACCAAGCAGGACCTGCTGCCCAAGGCGCGGGACGAGGCGGCGCTGGCCAGGAGGCCGTGA
- a CDS encoding putative bifunctional diguanylate cyclase/phosphodiesterase — protein MRRRLGLRGRFALVAAIALLVSLGLVALVLQRQDAMHRDMQQLSLQAIHEFSSKRLLSHGEAATLQLADSLVNPLYYFDLEAIGSAVRNVLRQPDVSYVIVYDNQGQIIHDGSADISTYGQAMGDPFAFEVLSLSEAHVQSSDSLVDVAAPIQIGDQRLGGVRVGYSLAAVKADEQQVGGIMSGRLGEMGRSQLLWLGLLLAAMVALLVAIGYVLQRALVSPVRQLADAAREIEAGNFEAEVPASRRNDEMGDLMRAFAHMRDSIVRHDRDIRRMAYTDALTGLSNRLAFRELLDQRVAEGHGSARQLALLFADIDDFKRVNDTIGHDAGDEVLMQFSSRIRDVIDLHGGAGAELARFGGDEFVVLLQGGAGGDDIRMRAERLAESLVCELGRPIAVHGRQVFLGISIGIALFPDDATDVSSLMKNGDIAMYQAKVAGKNCHRFYSRVMDQAVERRVRMEQDLRGAWERGELSVAYQPVYRLDDGRLAGAEALLRWRHPVHGPVAPSLFIDVAEQSGLIEVIGPQVLRAACMDARGWQRDFPAARGLFVSVNVSARQLRTGDLAAQVEAVLRETGLAPQHLHVELTETAVIGDEARVSSLLARLRNAGVKVWLDDFGTGFSGLSHLRRVPVDGVKIDRSFIADVLRDPDDLALTTAIIAMAHSLGIHVVAEGVEKEGQYALLRERGCDMAQGFWLGHPMQNQEFTRLLA, from the coding sequence ATGAGGCGCCGCCTGGGCCTGCGCGGGCGGTTCGCGCTGGTGGCGGCCATCGCCCTGCTGGTCTCGCTGGGGCTGGTGGCGCTGGTGCTGCAGCGGCAGGACGCGATGCACCGCGACATGCAGCAGCTCAGCCTGCAGGCGATCCACGAGTTCTCGTCCAAGCGGCTGCTGTCGCACGGCGAGGCCGCGACCCTGCAACTGGCCGACTCGCTGGTCAACCCGCTCTACTACTTCGACCTCGAGGCGATCGGCTCGGCGGTGCGCAACGTGCTGCGCCAGCCCGACGTCAGCTATGTCATCGTCTACGACAACCAGGGCCAGATCATCCACGACGGCAGTGCGGACATCTCGACCTATGGCCAGGCGATGGGCGACCCGTTCGCGTTCGAGGTGCTCTCGCTCAGCGAGGCCCACGTGCAGTCCAGCGACAGCCTGGTGGACGTCGCCGCACCGATCCAGATCGGCGACCAGAGGCTCGGCGGCGTCCGCGTCGGCTATTCGCTGGCGGCGGTCAAGGCCGACGAGCAGCAGGTCGGCGGGATCATGTCCGGGCGCCTGGGCGAGATGGGACGCAGCCAGTTGCTGTGGCTCGGGCTGCTGCTGGCGGCGATGGTCGCGCTGCTGGTCGCGATCGGCTACGTGCTGCAACGCGCGCTGGTGTCGCCGGTGCGGCAGCTGGCCGATGCCGCGCGCGAGATCGAAGCCGGCAACTTCGAGGCGGAAGTGCCCGCCAGCCGCCGGAACGACGAAATGGGCGACCTGATGCGTGCGTTCGCGCACATGCGCGACAGCATCGTCCGCCACGACCGCGACATCCGGCGCATGGCCTACACCGATGCGCTGACCGGCCTGTCGAACCGGCTGGCGTTCCGCGAACTGCTCGACCAGCGCGTGGCCGAAGGCCACGGGTCGGCGCGGCAGCTGGCGCTGCTGTTCGCCGATATCGACGATTTCAAGCGGGTCAACGACACCATCGGCCACGATGCGGGCGACGAGGTGCTGATGCAGTTCTCCAGCCGCATCCGCGACGTGATCGACCTGCATGGCGGCGCGGGCGCGGAGCTGGCGCGTTTCGGCGGCGACGAGTTCGTGGTCCTGCTGCAGGGCGGCGCGGGCGGCGACGACATCCGCATGCGCGCCGAGCGCCTGGCCGAATCGCTGGTGTGCGAACTGGGCAGGCCGATCGCGGTGCATGGCCGCCAGGTCTTCCTCGGCATCTCGATCGGCATCGCGTTGTTCCCGGACGACGCGACCGATGTCTCCTCGCTGATGAAGAACGGCGACATCGCGATGTACCAGGCCAAGGTGGCCGGCAAGAACTGCCACCGCTTCTACAGCCGGGTGATGGACCAGGCGGTCGAACGCCGCGTGCGCATGGAGCAGGACCTGCGCGGCGCATGGGAACGCGGCGAGCTGAGCGTGGCCTACCAGCCGGTCTACCGCCTCGACGACGGCCGGCTCGCCGGCGCCGAGGCGCTGCTGCGCTGGCGGCACCCCGTGCACGGGCCGGTCGCGCCGTCGCTGTTCATCGACGTGGCCGAGCAGAGCGGCCTGATCGAGGTCATCGGCCCGCAGGTGCTGCGCGCTGCCTGCATGGACGCGCGTGGCTGGCAGCGCGACTTCCCCGCGGCACGTGGCCTGTTCGTCTCGGTCAACGTGTCGGCGCGACAATTGCGGACCGGGGACCTGGCCGCGCAGGTCGAGGCGGTGCTGCGCGAAACCGGACTGGCACCGCAGCACCTGCACGTCGAACTGACCGAGACCGCGGTGATCGGCGACGAGGCCCGGGTGAGCAGCCTGCTGGCGCGACTGCGCAACGCCGGGGTGAAGGTCTGGCTCGACGATTTCGGTACCGGATTCTCCGGCCTGAGCCACCTGCGGCGGGTGCCGGTGGACGGGGTCAAGATCGACCGCAGCTTCATCGCCGACGTGCTGCGGGACCCGGACGACCTCGCGCTGACCACCGCGATCATCGCCATGGCGCACTCGCTCGGCATCCATGTCGTCGCCGAGGGCGTGGAAAAGGAAGGCCAGTACGCGTTGCTGCGCGAACGCGGCTGCGACATGGCCCAGGGCTTCTGGCTGGGCCACCCGATGCAAAACCAGGAATTCACCCGCCTGCTGGCGTAG
- a CDS encoding inositol monophosphatase family protein: MLAPAVNIMVKAARAGGNILLRHMHRLDALNVVEKDRLDYASEVDGLAEEAIIKELRRASPDYAVLGEEGGAQKGNRGPSRHTWVIDPLDGTSNYLHGIPHWCVSIALCEGPEPLHGVVFDPLRNELFIASRGAGAQLNDKRIRVAERRDLSGTMLATGFPPRERKRVDAHLDCIKVLLKDAEDVRRTGSAALDLAWVAAGRCDAYFEAGVQSWDIAAGVLLVREAGGRVIDFKGGATGPMHIPGAAAGRQLIAGNIKVTDALQKAIVATGYAKEFG, translated from the coding sequence ATGCTCGCCCCTGCCGTCAACATCATGGTCAAGGCCGCACGCGCGGGCGGGAACATCCTGCTGCGGCACATGCACCGGCTGGACGCGCTCAACGTGGTCGAGAAGGACCGGCTGGACTACGCCAGCGAGGTCGACGGGCTGGCCGAGGAAGCGATCATCAAGGAACTGCGGCGCGCCAGCCCGGACTACGCCGTGCTCGGCGAGGAAGGCGGCGCGCAGAAGGGCAACCGCGGCCCCAGCCGCCATACCTGGGTGATCGACCCGCTCGACGGCACCAGCAACTACCTGCACGGTATCCCGCACTGGTGCGTCTCGATCGCGCTGTGCGAGGGGCCCGAGCCGCTGCACGGCGTGGTGTTCGACCCGCTGCGCAACGAGCTGTTCATCGCCAGCCGCGGCGCCGGCGCGCAGCTCAACGACAAGCGCATCCGCGTCGCCGAGCGCAGGGATCTCTCCGGCACCATGCTCGCCACCGGCTTCCCGCCGCGCGAGCGCAAGCGGGTCGACGCCCACCTGGACTGCATCAAGGTGCTGTTGAAGGATGCCGAGGACGTGCGCCGCACCGGCTCGGCCGCGCTCGACCTGGCCTGGGTCGCCGCCGGCCGCTGCGACGCCTATTTCGAGGCCGGCGTGCAGTCCTGGGACATCGCCGCCGGCGTGCTGCTGGTGCGCGAGGCCGGTGGCCGCGTGATCGACTTCAAGGGCGGCGCCACCGGGCCGATGCACATCCCCGGCGCCGCCGCCGGCCGCCAGCTGATCGCCGGCAACATCAAGGTCACCGATGCGCTGCAGAAGGCGATCGTAGCCACGGGTTACGCGAAGGAGTTCGGTTGA
- a CDS encoding exopolysaccharide biosynthesis protein, with product MTADDPESTRRAPAGTLGTRELFDALATGDPDDHLRLEDILAGLSRQVFGMLLFVSTLPAFIPIPGVGGAIGGPLTVLVGVHLLVGMRKLWLPRFIARRGPRRASLQAFDRTLGPWLGRLEKLVKPRLTGVIEHRAASMFTGLLLVLLGILLALPIPFTNYAFGALLLVYAFALLERDGGLMLLCWGAGIAAIVVFGVLSGALATAASQWIGGLFA from the coding sequence ATGACCGCTGACGACCCGGAGTCCACGCGGCGCGCGCCTGCGGGCACCCTCGGCACGCGCGAGCTGTTCGACGCCCTCGCCACCGGCGATCCCGACGACCACCTGCGGCTGGAGGACATCCTCGCCGGGCTCAGCCGGCAGGTGTTCGGGATGCTGCTGTTCGTGTCCACCCTGCCCGCCTTCATCCCGATTCCGGGCGTCGGCGGCGCGATCGGCGGGCCGCTCACGGTGCTGGTGGGCGTGCACCTGCTGGTCGGCATGCGCAAGTTGTGGCTGCCGCGGTTCATCGCCCGGCGCGGGCCGCGGCGCGCGAGCCTGCAGGCCTTCGATCGCACGCTCGGGCCGTGGCTGGGCCGGCTCGAGAAGCTGGTCAAGCCACGCCTGACCGGGGTCATCGAGCACCGCGCCGCCTCCATGTTCACCGGCCTGCTGCTGGTGCTGCTCGGGATCCTGCTGGCGCTCCCGATCCCGTTCACCAACTACGCGTTCGGCGCGCTGCTGCTGGTCTATGCCTTCGCCCTGCTCGAGCGCGACGGTGGACTCATGCTGCTGTGCTGGGGCGCCGGGATCGCGGCGATCGTGGTGTTCGGCGTGCTCAGCGGTGCGCTGGCCACGGCCGCATCGCAGTGGATCGGCGGCCTGTTCGCCTGA